The Eriocheir sinensis breed Jianghai 21 chromosome 4, ASM2467909v1, whole genome shotgun sequence genome has a segment encoding these proteins:
- the LOC126981089 gene encoding hemocyanin subunit-like, with amino-acid sequence MRLLVLCALVAAAAAWPNFGMMADSPGGASNAQKQHDVNSILWKVYEEIRDPHLKELSTSFDPLSGQYDDDGVAIKRLLQELNDHRLLEQKNWFSLFNTRQREEALMLYDVLEHSTDWATFAGNAAYFRTRVNEGEFVYAMYAAVTHSELTHDVVLPPLYEVTPHLFTNSEVIQEAYTAKMTQTPRKIKSHFTGSKSNPEQRVAYFGEDIGMNTHHVTWHLEFPFWWDDSHENHHIERKGENFFWVHHQLTVRFDAERLSNYLDPVEELHWDDVIREGFAPHTMYKYGGYFPSRPDNVKFEDVDGVARVRDMLILESRIRDAIAHGYVTGKDGSIISINDAHGIDVLGDVIESSLYSPNPQYYGALHNTAHVMLGRQGDPHGKFDLPPGVLEHFETATRDPTFFRLHKYMDNIFREHKDSLTPYTKQELEFPGVAVDSIAVSNRLETHFEDFEYNLINAVDDTTEISDVPISTVVSRLTHNDFSIEIGATNNNDKEVSATVRIFAWPKYDNNGVQFSFNDGRWNAIEIDRFWTKLAPGANTISRSSKDSAVTVPDVPSFQTLVDKAEEALSSGSELHLEEFASGLGLPNRFLIPKGKTQGMEFHVVVFISDGEQDAAVEGLHTSTTFNHYGAADGKYPDNRPHGYPLDRRVDDQRIITSVSNFKAADVKVYHVEEH; translated from the exons ATGAGGCTTCTGGTTCTGTGCGCTCTGGTGGCCGCGGCCGCCGCCTGGCCCAACTTCGGCATGATGGCGGACTCCCCTGGGG GAGCTTCTAACGCCCAGAAGCAGCATGATGTCAACAGCATCCTGTGGAAGGTGTACGAGGAAATCCGCGACCCCCACCTGAAGGAGCTCTCCACGAGCTTCGACCCGCTCTCCGGCCAATATGACGACGACGGTGTCGCCATTAAGCGACTCCTGCAGGAGCTCAACGACCATCGCCTGCTGGAGCAAAAGAACTGGTTCTCGCTCTTCAACACCCGCCAGCGCGAGGAAGCCCTCATGCTCTACGATGTCCTCGAACACTCCACTGACTGGGCGACCTTCGCCGGTAACGCCGCTTACTTCCGCACCCGCGTGAACGAGGGCGAGTTTGTGTATGCCATGTACGCTGCCGTCACCCATTCCGAGCTGACTCACGACGTGGTGCTGCCGCCCCTCTATGAGGTCACTCCTCACCTCTTCACCAACAGCGAGGTCATCCAGGAAGCTTACACAGCAAAGATGACCCAAACTCCCCGCAAGATCAAGTCTCACTTCACCGGCAGCAAGAGCAACCCTGAGCAGCGCGTGGCCTACTTCGGCGAGGACATCGGCATGAACACCCACCACGTCACCTGGCACTTGGAGTTCCCCTTCTGGTGGGACGACTCCCACGAGAACCACCACATCGAGCGCAAGGGCGAGAACTTCTTCTGGGTCCACCATCAGCTGACTGTCCGCTTCGACGCTGAGCGCCTGTCCAACTACCTTGACCCCGTCGAGGAGCTGCACTGGGACGATGTCATCCGCGAGGGCTTCGCTCCCCACACCATGTACAAGTACGGCGGGTACTTCCCCTCTCGCCCAGACAATGTGAAATTTGAGGACGTGGACGGCGTGGCCCGCGTGCGAGACATGCTGATCCTGGAGAGCCGCATCAGGGACGCCATTGCTCACGGCTATGTCACCGGCAAAGACGGTTCCATCATCAGCATCAATGACGCTCATGGCATTGACGTGCTGGGAGACGTCATTGAGTCGTCCCTGTACAGCCCTAACCCACAGTACTACGGCGCCCTGCACAACACTGCTCACGTAATGCTCGGCCGCCAGGGTGATCCTCACGGCAAGTTTGACCTTCCCCCTGGTGTCCTGGAGCACTTCGAGACCGCTACGCGCGACCCCACCTTCTTCCGCCTCCACAAGTACATGGATAACATCTTCAGAGAGCACAAGGACAGCCTCACTCCCTACACGAAGCAGGAGCTCGAGTTCCCCGGCGTTGCTGTCGACAGCATTGCCGTCAGCAACCGCCTGGAGACCCACTTCGAAGACTTCGAGTACAACCTCATCAACGCCGTTGACGACACAACCGAAATCAGTGATGTGCCCATTTCTACGGTAGTGTCCCGCCTCACCCACAATGATTTCTCCATCGAAATCGGTGCtaccaacaacaacgacaaagaGGTATCTGCCACAGTGCGCATCTTCGCATGGCCGAAGTATGACAATAATGGCGTTCAGTTCTCCTTCAACGACGGCCGATGGAACGCTATTGAGATCGACCGGTTCTGGACTAAGT TGGCACCTGGAGCCAACACCATCTCCCGCTCCAGCAAGGACTCGGCGGTCACCGTTCCCGACGTGCCCAGCTTCCAGACTCTGGTTGATAAGGCCGAGGAGGCTCTGAGCTCCGGCTCAGAACTTCACCTCGAGGAGTTCGCCAGCGGCCTCGGACTGCCCAACAGATTCTTGATCCCCAAAGGCAAGACCCAGGGTATGGAATTCCATGTGGTGGTGTTCATCTCAGACGGTGAGCAAGATGCGGCTGTCGAGGGCCTGCACACGAGCACCACCTTCAACCACTACGGCGCAGCCGACGGCAAGTACCCCGACAACCGCCCCCACGGCTACCCCCTGGACCGCCGCGTTGACGACCAACGCATCATTACTAGTGTCTCTAACTTCAAGGCCGCCGACGTCAAGGTGTACCACGTAGAGGAGCACTAA
- the LOC126981097 gene encoding hemocyanin subunit-like, with amino-acid sequence MKLLVLCSLVAAAAAWPHFEMMADSPVPPASNAQKQHDVNSILWKVYEEIRDPHLKELSTSFDPLSGHYDDDGVAIKRLMQELNDHRLLEQRHWFSLFNTRQREEALMLYDVLEHSTDWATFAGNAAYFRVRMNEGEFVYAIYAAVTHSELTHDVVLPPLYEVTPHLFTNSEVIQEAYQAKMTQTPATIKSHFTGSKSNPEQRVAYFGEDIGMNTHHVTWHLEFPFWWDDSHENHHIERKGENFFWVHHQLTVRFDAERLSNYLDPVEELHWDDVIHEGFAPHTMYKYGGYFPSRPDNVKFEDVDGVARVRDMLILESRIRDAIAHGYVTGKDGSIININDAHGIDVLGDVIESSMYSPNPQYYGALHNTAHVMLGRQGDPHGKFGLPPGVLEHFETATRDPAFFRLHKYMDNIFREHKDSLTPYTKEELEFPGVTIDGISSNHRLETYFEDFEYSLINAVDDTTEIDDVPIKARVSRLNHKDYSVTLEVTNHNDHEVYGVVRSFAWPKYDNNGVEYSFNDGRWNAIELNKIWVKLASGKNVITSTSGDSTITVPDVPSFEYLIDAANEALSSGSELHLEEFASGLGLPNRFLLPKGKSEGMDFQVVVLISDGDQDAAVDGLHDSTTFNHYGCADGKYPDNRPHGYPLDRRIDDERIITGVSNFKAVTIKFYHVEEH; translated from the exons ATGAAGCTTCTGGTCCTGTGCTCTCTGGTCGCGGCCGCCGCAGCATGGCCGCACTTCGAAATGATGGCGGACTCTCCAGTGCCCCCTG CTTCTAACGCCCAGAAACAGCATGACGTCAACAGCATCCTGTGGAAGGTGTACGAGGAAATCCGCGACCCCCACCTGAAGGAGCTCTCCACGAGCTTCGACCCCCTCTCCGGCCACTATGACGACGACGGTGTCGCCATTAAGCGACTCATGCAGGAGCTCAACGACCACCGCCTGCTGGAGCAGAGGCACTGGTTCTCGCTCTTCAACACCCGCCAACGCGAGGAAGCTCTCATGCTCTACGATGTGCTCGAACACTCCACCGACTGGGCCACGTTCGCCGGCAACGCCGCCTACTTCCGTGTTCGGATGAACGAGGGCGAGTTTGTGTATGCCATCTACGCTGCCGTCACCCACTCCGAGCTGACTCACGACGTGGTACTGCCTCCCCTCTATGAGGTCACTCCCCACCTCTTCACCAACAGTGAGGTCATCCAGGAAGCTTATCAAGCAAAGATGACCCAAACTCCCGCCACTATCAAGTCCCACTTCACCGGCAGCAAGAGCAACCCTGAGCAGCGCGTGGCCTACTTCGGCGAGGACATCGGCATGAACACCCACCACGTCACCTGGCACTTGGAGTTCCCCTTCTGGTGGGACGACTCCCACGAGAACCACCACATAGAGCGCAAGGGCGAGAACTTCTTCTGGGTCCACCATCAGCTGACTGTCCGCTTCGACGCTGAGCGCCTGTCCAACTACCTTGACCCCGTCGAGGAGCTGCACTGGGACGATGTCATCCATGAGGGCTTCGCTCCCCACACCATGTACAAGTACGGCGGCTACTTCCCCTCTCGCCCAGACAATGTGAAATTTGAGGACGTGGACGGCGTGGCCCGCGTGCGAGACATGCTGATCCTGGAGAGCCGCATCAGGGACGCCATTGCTCACGGCTATGTCACCGGCAAAGACGGTTCCATCATCAACATCAATGACGCTCATGGCATTGATGTGCTGGGAGACGTCATTGAGTCATCCATGTACAGCCCTAACCCACAGTACTACGGTGCCCTGCACAACACTGCTCACGTGATGCTCGGCCGCCAGGGTGACCCTCACGGCAAGTTTGGCCTGCCCCCTGGTGTCCTGGAGCACTTCGAGACCGCCACTCGGGACCCCGCCTTCTTCCGCCTCCACAAGTACATGGATAACATCTTCAGGGAGCACAAGGACAGCCTCACTCCCTACACGAAGGAGGAGCTCGAGTTCCCAGGCGTCACGATTGACGGAATTTCCAGCAACCATCGGTTAGAGACCTACTTCGAGGACTTCGAGTACAGCCTCATCAATGCTGTCGATGATACTACCGAGATCGACGATGTTCCCATTAAAGCACGTGTGTCTCGTCTCAACCATAAGGACTACTCTGTCACACTCGAGGTCACCAACCATAACGACCATGAGGTGTATGGTGTCGTGCGCAGCTTCGCCTGGCCGAAGTACGACAACAATGGTGTTGAGTACTCTTTCAACGATGGACGTTGGAACGCAATCGAACTGAATAAGATTTGGGTCAAAT TGGCGTCCGGGAAAAACGTCATCACCAGTACAAGCGGTGATTCGACGATCACTGTTCCTGACGTGCCCAGCTTCGAGTATTTGATTGACGCAGCGAATGAGGCCCTGAGCTCCGGTTCTGAGCTTCATCTCGAGGAATTCGCCAGCGGCCTCGGACTACCCAACAGGTTCCTGCTCCCCAAGGGTAAGAGTGAAGGTATGGATTTCcaagtggtggtgttgatttcTGACGGCGACCAGGATGCTGCCGTCGACGGCCTGCACGACAGCACCACCTTCAACCACTACGGCTGTGCTGACGGCAAGTACCCCGACAACCGCCCACACGGCTACCCGCTGGACCGCCGCATCGACGACGAACGGATCATCACCGGCGTTTCCAACTTCAAGGCCGTGACTATCAAGTTTTACCACGTCGAGGAACACTAA
- the LOC126981104 gene encoding hemocyanin subunit-like, whose protein sequence is MRLLVLCSLVAAAAAWPNFDMMADASGGASDAQKQHDVNSVLWKVYEEIRDPQLKELSTVFDPLSGQYDDDGVAIKRLMKELNDHRLLQQKHWFSLFNTRQREEALMLYDVLEHASDWATFAGNAAYFRIRMNEGEFVYAIYAAITHSELTHDVVLPPLYEVTPHLFTNNEVIQEAYHAKMTQTPCKIKSHFTGSKSNPEQRVAYFGEDIGMNTHHVTWHLEFPFWWDDSHENHHIERKGENFFWVHHQLTVRFDAERLSNHLDPVEELHWDDVIHEGFAPHTMYKYGGYFPSRPDNVKFEDVDGVARVRDMLILESRIRDAIAHGYFTGKDGSIISINDAHGIDVLGDVIESSLYSPNPGYYGALHNTAHVMLGRQGDPHGKFDLPPGVLEHFETATRDPAFFRLHKYMDNIFREHKDSLTPYTKQELEFPGVAVDSIAVSNRLVTHFEDFEYNLINAVDDTPEINDVPISTIVPRLNHNDFTLDIGVTNNNGNEVSATVRIFAWPKYDNNGVLIPFNEGRWNAIELDKFWTKLAPGANTITRSSKASAVTVPDIPSFKTLIDKTEEALSSGAALHLEDFVSGLGLPNRFLIPKGNTEGLTFHLVVFLSDGDQDAAVDGLHDSTTFNHYGCADGKYPDNRPHGYPLDRRVDDERIFTTATNYKDVDVTVFHVEDH, encoded by the exons ATGAGGCTCCTGGTCCTGTGTTCCCTGGTGGCGGCCGCCGCTGCGTGGCCAAACTTCGATATGATGGCAGATGCATCGGGTG GAGCGTCCGACGCCCAGAAGCAGCATGACGTCAACAGCGTCCTGTGGAAGGTGTACGAAGAAATCCGTGACCCCCAACTGAAGGAGCTCTCCACTGTCTTCGACCCGCTCTCCGGCCAATATGACGACGACGGTGTGGCCATTAAGCGGCTCATGAAAGAGCTGAATGACCACCGCTTGCTGCAGCAGAAGCACTGGTTCTCGCTCTTCAACACCCGCCAGCGCGAGGAGGCCCTCATGCTCTACGATGTCCTCGAACACGCTAGCGACTGGGCCACGTTCGCCGGCAACGCCGCCTACTTCCGTATTCGCATGAACGAGGGCGAGTTTGTGTATGCCATATATGCTGCCATCACCCACTCCGAGCTGACTCACGACGTGGTGCTGCCGCCCCTGTATGAGGTCACTCCTCACCTCTTCACCAACAACGAGGTCATCCAGGAAGCTTACCATGCCAAGATGACCCAGACACCTTGCAAGATCAAATCCCACTTCACCGGCAGCAAGAGCAACCCTGAGCAGCGCGTGGCCTACTTCGGCGAGGACATCGGCATGAACACCCACCACGTCACCTGGCACTTGGAGTTCCCCTTCTGGTGGGACGACTCCCACGAGAACCACCACATCGAGCGCAAGGGCGAGAACTTCTTCTGGGTCCACCATCAGCTGACTGTCCGCTTCGACGCTGAGCGCCTGTCCAACCACCTTGACCCCGTCGAGGAGCTGCACTGGGACGATGTCATCCATGAGGGCTTCGCTCCCCACACCATGTACAAGTACGGCGGCTACTTCCCCTCTCGCCCAGACAATGTGAAATTTGAGGACGTGGACGGCGTGGCCCGCGTGCGAGACATGCTGATCCTGGAGAGCCGCATCAGGGACGCCATTGCTCACGGATACTTCACCGGCAAAGACGGTTCCATCATCAGCATCAATGACGCTCATGGCATTGATGTGCTGGGAGACGTCATTGAGTCGTCCCTGTACAGCCCTAACCCCGGGTACTACGGCGCCCTGCACAACACTGCTCACGTGATGCTCGGCCGCCAGGGTGATCCTCACGGCAAGTTTGACCTTCCCCCTGGTGTCCTGGAGCACTTCGAGACCGCCACGCGCGACCCCGCCTTCTTCCGCCTCCACAAGTACATGGATAACATTTTCAGAGAGCACAAGGACAGCCTCACTCCCTACACGAAGCAGGAGCTCGAGTTCCCCGGCGTCGCTGTCGACAGCATTGCCGTCAGCAACCGCCTGGTGACCCACTTCGAAGACTTCGAGTACAACCTCATCAACGCAGTTGACGACACACCCGAAATCAATGATGTGCCTATTTCTACTATCGTACCCCGTCTCAACCACAATGATTTCACACTCGATATTGGCGTCACAAACAACAACGGCAATGAAGTGTCTGCTACCGTGCGCATCTTCGCCTGGCCCAAGTACGACAACAACGGTGTCTTGATACCCTTCAACGAGGGCCGCTGGAACGCTATTGAGTTGGACAAGTTCTGGACCAAAC TGGCGCCTGGAGCCAACACCATTACCCGCTCCAGCAAGGCCTCGGCGGTCACCGTTCCCGACATCCCCAGCTTCAAGACTTTGATTGATAAGACCGAGGAGGCCTTGAGCTCAGGCGCAGCCCTTCACCTCGAGGACTTTGTCAGCGGCCTCGGACTGCCCAACAGATTCCTGATCCCCAAAGGCAACACTGAAGGCTTAACTTTCCACCTGGTGGTGTTCCTCTCTGACGGCGACCAGGACGCAGCGGTCGACGGCCTGCACGACAGCACCACCTTCAACCACTACGGCTGCGCCGACGGCAAGTACCCCGACAACCGCCCTCACGGCTACCCGTTGGACCGCCGCGTTGATGACGAGCGGATCTTTACCACCGCCACTAACTACAAAGACGTCGATGTCACAGTGTTCCATGTGGAGGATCACTAA